The Polyangium mundeleinium genome contains the following window.
CATCGTGGGGGCAGGGTTATCGGGGATCGGGGCGGCTCACCACCTCACGACCCGATGCCCCGGCAAGACCTTCGCGATCCTCGAGGGGCGCGAGGCCATCGGCGGGACCTGGGACCTCTTTCGTTATCCGGGCATCCGCTCCGATTCCGACATGTACACGCTCGGCTACTCGTTCAAGCCGTGGAAGGACCGGAAGGCGATCGCGGATGGTCCGGCGATCCTCGCGTACATCCGCGAGACGGCCCGCGAGGACGGGATCGAATCGAAGATCCGGTTCGGCTGCCGGGTCGTGCGGACCTCGTGGTCGAGTGAGCGCGCGGCGTGGACGGTGGAGGTCGAGCGCGGCCCTTCGAAGGAGATCGTCCGCTTCACGTGCAATTTCTTGCTCATGTGCAGCGGCTACTACGATTACGAGAAGGGATATGCTCCCGAATTCTCGGGCACCGAGCGCTTCCAGGGTCGCGTCGTGCACCCGCAATTCTGGACGGACGACGTCGAGTATCGCGGAAAACGCGTGGTCGTGATCGGCAGCGGCGCGACGGCCGTCACGCTCGTGCCGGAGCTGGCCAAGGAGGCCGCGCACGTGGTGATGCTTCAGCGCTCGCCGACGTACGTGGTATCGCTCCCGTCCCAGGACGTGATCGCGCGCTGGCTCCAGAAGCGCGTCCCCTCGCATGTCGCGTACGACGTCACGCGCTGGAAAAACGTGCTCGTGGGCATGTTCTTTTATCAGCTCGCGCGGCGGAGGCCGGAGGGCATGAAGAAGCGTCTCGTCGACCTCGTGCGAGGGCAGCTCGGGCAAGACTACGACGTCGACAAACATTTTACGCCCCGATACAATCCCTGGGATCAGCGTCTTTGTGTCGTGCCGGACGGGGATCTTTTCAAGGCGGTGAGGGCGGGCAAGGCGTCGGTCGTCACGGACCATATCGAGACGTTCACCGAGAAGGGGCTGCGGCTCGTGTCGGGGCAGGAGCTCGAAGCGGATCTTGTCGTCATGGCGACGGGGCTCCGGCTCCTTTTCCTCGGCGGCGTGGAGGTCGTGGTGGACGGCCGTCGCATGGAGTCGTCGAAGCTCCTCAGCTACAAGGGCGTGATGTTCAGCGACGTGCCAAACCTGGCGTGCGCGTTCGGGTACACGAACGCATCGTGGACGCTGAAGGCCGATCTCGTCTCCGAATACGTTTGTCGCTTGCTGAACCACATGGACGCGATCAGCGCGCGCCGATGCACGCC
Protein-coding sequences here:
- a CDS encoding flavin-containing monooxygenase; amino-acid sequence: MSEHFDVIIVGAGLSGIGAAHHLTTRCPGKTFAILEGREAIGGTWDLFRYPGIRSDSDMYTLGYSFKPWKDRKAIADGPAILAYIRETAREDGIESKIRFGCRVVRTSWSSERAAWTVEVERGPSKEIVRFTCNFLLMCSGYYDYEKGYAPEFSGTERFQGRVVHPQFWTDDVEYRGKRVVVIGSGATAVTLVPELAKEAAHVVMLQRSPTYVVSLPSQDVIARWLQKRVPSHVAYDVTRWKNVLVGMFFYQLARRRPEGMKKRLVDLVRGQLGQDYDVDKHFTPRYNPWDQRLCVVPDGDLFKAVRAGKASVVTDHIETFTEKGLRLVSGQELEADLVVMATGLRLLFLGGVEVVVDGRRMESSKLLSYKGVMFSDVPNLACAFGYTNASWTLKADLVSEYVCRLLNHMDAISARRCTPRRGDSDMEELPLLDFSSGYVQRAVGAFPRQGSKKPWKVNQNYLLDIAALRFGEVDDGTMEFAGTTSAGAEVRSHAGATS